One region of Trichosurus vulpecula isolate mTriVul1 chromosome 1, mTriVul1.pri, whole genome shotgun sequence genomic DNA includes:
- the LOC118842665 gene encoding ly6/PLAUR domain-containing protein 2-like, with product MWASRLALLAVTTAAFGELAWALKCYSCPQPTNVSECNTITDCAPDEIMCKTTMYSLEDVYPFLGDATVTKTCARKCVPSDVDGIGLTRPVSCCNQDLCNTGGAAALGSFGGVVFTLLFFTFLLLYTRI from the exons ATGTGGGCATCAAGGCTAGCACTCTTGGCTGTGACTACTGCTGCATTCGGGGAGCTTG CCTGGGCCCTGAAATGTTACAGCTGCCCGCAGCCCACCAACGTCTCTGAGTGCAACACCATTACAGACTGCGCCCCCGATGAGATCATGTGCAAGACGACGATGTACTCCCTGGAGGACG TGTACCCGTTCTTGGGAGATGCCACAGTCACAAAGACATGTGCCCGGAAGTGCGTGCCCTCGGATGTGGATGGCATCGGTCTGACTCGGCCTGTCTCGTGCTGTAACCAAGACCTATGCAACACGGGAGGAGCCGCAGCCCTGGGGAGCTTTGGGGGTGTGGTCTTCACCCTCCTCTTCTTCACCTTCCTCCTCCTGTACACTAGAATCTAG